A segment of the Candidatus Thermoplasmatota archaeon genome:
GCTTCCTCGCTAGCGCTTCTCGCGGCCACGCCTTGACCTCCTCGCCTTTGTCAGGTCTCCGTAGGTTTGCGGTTGGCGCGTGTCGAAGAATCCGAAGAATGAACGGGCATCTCGGATCTGCGACAGGTCCAGCTGCACAAACACCGTCTCCGGGCGGCTCGTGGATGCGCGTCTGAGGACCTTGCCCCAAGGGTCAGCGACGAAGCTGCCTCCATAGAACCTGATTTTCTCTTCCTGGCCGACTCGATTCACGGCAGCAACGAATACCCGATTCATTACCGCCTGAGCCCTCATCACAAGTTCCCACTCGGGACGGGAGTCGAAGTCCGACCTTACCAGCTCGGAGCCTATCGCGCTTGGGTAGATCAGGAGCTCGGCGCCCTTGAGGGCCAAGGTCCTGGACACCTCCGGGAACCATTGGTCCCAACATATCCCAAGGCCGATCTTGACATCGCCTAGACGGGCGACAACGTATCCCAGGTCTCCTGGCTTGAAGTAGAGATCCTCTCTGTACCCCTCAGAGTCTGGAATGTGGACCTTGCGATATGAGGCGCTCACCTTCCCGCTCTTGTCTATCAGCGCGAGCGAGTTGTAACACG
Coding sequences within it:
- a CDS encoding N-carbamoylputrescine amidase produces the protein MRCSPRPEANIVAAKSAIAVSSAKDVDLWILPELFSNRYVGQFEDHEAQTARLPDHMSLLAEFKEVSKEAGAAVALPFAEVVDAGTCYNSLALIDKSGKVSASYRKVHIPDSEGYREDLYFKPGDLGYVVARLGDVKIGLGICWDQWFPEVSRTLALKGAELLIYPSAIGSELVRSDFDSRPEWELVMRAQAVMNRVFVAAVNRVGQEEKIRFYGGSFVADPWGKVLRRASTSRPETVFVQLDLSQIRDARSFFGFFDTRQPQTYGDLTKARRSRRGREKR